Proteins found in one Neodiprion lecontei isolate iyNeoLeco1 chromosome 6, iyNeoLeco1.1, whole genome shotgun sequence genomic segment:
- the LOC124294978 gene encoding uncharacterized protein LOC124294978: MTSRLKNGRFVKKKVGDRVAKALTAMSEAKKTKILETLHETTQCKIPDGNCIVALEKLAKNLKCTSCSSLLDMEKMYGYNREGLHVKFKIKCDTCGRYNNVNTAESTNGVSDVNMSVVLGAIHAGVGNTGLNKILACANLPRVIDKIYKKYEVVVGQAIELEAKESCKRAASEEKELVIKNVKKLCDTL, encoded by the exons atgacTTCACGTTTGAAGAATGGGaggtttgtgaaaaaaaaagtaggcGATAGAGTAGCTAAAGCTCTAACAGCTATGTCAGAagctaaaaaaacaaaaattctcgAAACACTGCATGAAACTACTCAATGTAAAATTCCAGATGGGAATTGTATAGTTgcattggaaaaattagctaAAAACCTCAAATGCACCAGCTGCAGCAGTCTTTTAGACATGGAAAAAATGTACGGCTATAACAGAGAAGGACTTCACGTAAAGTTTAAGATAAAATGTGATACTTGTGGCAGatataataatgttaatacCGCAGAGTCCACCAATGGTGTTTCTGATGTCAATATGTCCGTGGTTTTAG GGGCTATTCATGCCGGTGTTGGAAATACTGgcttaaataaaattcttgcTTGTGCCAATTTACCTCGAGTAATagacaaaatttataaaaagtaCGAAGTTGTAGTTGGTCAAGCAATAGAATTAGAAGCTAAAGAAAGTTGCAAGCGAGCTGCTTCTGAGGAAAAAGAAttggtgataaaaaatgtcaaaaagcTGTGTGACACATTGTAA
- the LOC124295170 gene encoding forkhead box protein P2-like, which translates to MSNSRLTRSRRRESGGEEPFVMENPRVPETIPSPSVDPRPIPSTISQIDLLKIMSQQQEAAERQQQQLLQLFLDQLEQRKREQEQRKRELASQLEQRKREQEQRERELASQLEQRKREQEQREREIASQLEQRRLDREAQERSETSLHELFRTTVAALQAVHQVNGSGEPAVTPRGSRVVTPLPSSVPSSVPVPAVRQVQHPGQFQDVRDSRSAPFIRGIDESPIGRVTVNNEIMNASLIRLQNITSGTPP; encoded by the exons ATGAGCAACAGTCGTTTGACGCGCTCACGTCGAAGGGAAAGTGGCGGAGAAGAACCTTTCGTTATGGAGAATCCGCGGGTCCCTGAAACGATTCCATCACCTTCAGTGGACCCTCGTCCAATTCCTTCGACAATCTCTCAAATTGATCTACTGAAGATCATGTCtcaacaacaagaagccgcTGAGCGCCAACAACAGCAACTTCTTCAGCTGTTTCTTGATCAGTTGGAGcagcgaaaaagagaacagGAACAACGAAAAAGAGAACTTGCCTCTCAGTTGGAGcagcgaaaaagagaacagGAACAACGAGAAAGAGAACTTGCCTCTCAGTTGGAGcagcgaaaaagagaacaagaacaacgagAAAGGGAAATTGCCTCTCAGTTGGAGCAGCGCAGGCTTGATAGAGAAGCTCAAGAGCGATCCGAGACTAGTCTGCACGAACTGttccggacgactgtggcagctcttcaggctGTTCATCAGGTGAACGGCTCAGGAGAACCGGCTGTCACCCCACGAGGTTCCAGAGTCGttactccgcttccctctTCTGTTCCCTCTTCTGTTCCCGTTCCCGCTGTTCGACAGGTCCAACATCCAGGACAGTTCCAGGATGTACGAGACTCAAGGTCTGCGCCTTTTATTAGGGGAATAGATGAATCCCCAATTGGTAGAGTAACAGTTAATAATGAG ATTATGAACGCCAGTTTAATACGATTGCAAAACATAaccagtgggactccgccatga